ATTTACATGCCATTATTATGCATCCAATTTCTTTATATCCCAACTTAATTAAATGTTGCTATTTATTCGGCAAATCCCACAtctttttaacaaaaataaacaaaaaaaaaaaggaaaaatgaaaaatttctttgaagaaaataactgaaaaaaagaaaaaacaagaagTTAGAATGTTCATGAACTGAGTTTTTGTTTatctatttcttttatttttatttttatttttttttttttccattcttttgttttccgCTCTAATTAATACCATCTTACATAACGCCGGACAATAGCTCATATTGAATGGGCGTATTGATATACGGAATTCCACTAAATATTTCCGTTCTATTACAATCCATCCATTGTGCTAGCTTGTTGCTGAAACCTATGATGTATTTCAGTTCTAGATTGGTACTGCTATTGCTAGTAGAACCATATGTGTCGTATAATAATTGTGGTAATATAGACAACAATCTCAATAGATGAACACCTCCATAGATGTTATAAAACACTAAATCACATTCTTGTCTCTTATCGCcatcaaaaattttattgtaaTTATCATTACGcttattatcaatattactactaatacCACTACcattcaaaatataatcaGATAACTGCAATCTTTCTTGCCTATATAATAAGAAATGTTCCGtacaattttcaaaatataataagaTCCCATTAACAAATTCTTCCAAGTTCTGCAACACACAAAGCTCTGAAATTTCTTTACAAGCCTCATTATAATAACTTCTCAACAATGCTTGGActgaataataatgtctattattatttgcttTTAATAAAGGTATAAACtgtatcaattttttttgataagtGATCTTATCCCAATCCTctatcaatattttttgcaAATTACATGATAAATGAATGGAGAAAGTGGTATATCTAGAGTTAAATGGTgatttatcattattcttgataatactattattaaccaactttttattattaattccaGCATCATGGTTGATACCATCAATATCTTTTCTAGTTGTAACCCTAGTTTTCTCTTCAACacttttttcctcttcaaCATCTTTTTCCAAACTTTTCTGTAAACGTAGATTCTCTTTATTGTATTCTCGGATCCTATCCATTCCAATCCATTCATCCCATGTATTTTTCCAGCCTTTGTAGTGAACGTAATATAATTCATTAAAGATCCGTAGCAAATCTTTATTGGGCTCCTTTACTTCTGTTGGTCTAGTACTAGTTTTAACCATCATACGC
This Saccharomycodes ludwigii strain NBRC 1722 chromosome II, whole genome shotgun sequence DNA region includes the following protein-coding sequences:
- the EAF3 gene encoding Eaf3p (similar to Saccharomyces cerevisiae YPR023C | EAF3 | Esa1p-Associated Factor): MSEKHAKSKSPASSVKLLSNLQVNKRCLAFHGPLLYEAKILCKCNKMVDDTLLYDYYNSRNRRMMVKTSTRPTEVKEPNKDLLRIFNELYYVHYKGWKNTWDEWIGMDRIREYNKENLRLQKSLEKDVEEEKSVEEKTRVTTRKDIDGINHDAGINNKKLVNNSIIKNNDKSPFNSRYTTFSIHLSCNLQKILIEDWDKITYQKKLIQFIPLLKANNNRHYYSVQALLRSYYNEACKEISELCVLQNLEEFVNGILLYFENCTEHFLLYRQERLQLSDYILNGSGISSNIDNKRNDNYNKIFDGDKRQECDLVFYNIYGGVHLLRLLSILPQLLYDTYGSTSNSSTNLELKYIIGFSNKLAQWMDCNRTEIFSGIPYINTPIQYELLSGVM